In Lacerta agilis isolate rLacAgi1 chromosome 8, rLacAgi1.pri, whole genome shotgun sequence, one genomic interval encodes:
- the LOC117051603 gene encoding cytochrome c oxidase subunit 6B1, translating to MSESIKEKLENYKTAPFDSRFPNQNQTRNCWQNYIDFHRCEKAMKAKGGDPYVCQWYKRVYTSLCPVSWVTSWDERIEEGTFPGKI from the exons ATGTCTGAAAGCATAAAGGAAAAGCTGGAAAATTACAAAACGGCTCCGTTTGACAGTCGGTTCCCCAATCAAAACCAAACCCGGAACTGCTGGCAGAATTATATTG ATTTCCACCGCTGTGAGAAAGCCATGAAAGCCAAGGGAGGAGACCCTTATGTCTGCCAGTGGTACAAAAGAGTGTACACGTCCCTTTGCCCCGTTTCTTGG GTCACTAGCTGGGATGAACGCATAGAAGAGGGGACTTTTCCTGGCAAGATCTGA
- the RBM42 gene encoding RNA-binding protein 42 yields the protein MAAPAIPPPPPPGGPPGVPGGLPGKGPPAGPAAGGGGGGAKSGEERLKEMEAEMALFEQEVLGAPVSLPPVAPVVEAVPVALAVPAVSAVPPVPVIRPIIATNTYQQVQQSLEARAAAAATVVAPIVAPPVPFVGPAVPPQRPPILRPTFVPHVLQRSGGPRPLPMRPPHHQSMVGPPMSGPQGPPMLMGPPMQRAPGPPLGGIGPMRSGPPVGPGIPVSPLAPLVPVPRPVVVPPKVNPTVIQAAPTVYSAPPVKKQEEEHREPPPPVVEEKEPVGMEEPVIGPSMPEAEPVPMVDVRSLQPLRGHEQPPVRGKRSRGPDAGFVPVEPVVESTPEDKKKMKQEKLKRCIRTAAGTCWEDPSLLEWDSDDFRIFCGDLGNEVNDDILARAFSRYPSFLKAKVIRDKRTGKTKGYGFVSFKDPNDYVRAMREMNGKYVGSRPIKLRKSMWKDRNIDVVRKKQKEKKKLGLR from the exons ATGGCGGCTCCGGCGATTCCGCCCCCTCCGCCGCCGGGAGGGCCCCCCGGGGTGCCTGGAGGGCTGCCCGGGAAAGGGCCACCGGCGGGGCCGGcagcaggaggcggcggcggcggcgcgaaGAGTGGAGAGGAGAGACTGAAGGAAATGGAAGCCGAGATGGCCCT GTTTGAGCAGGAGGTGCTGGGAGCTCCAGTATCCTTGCCTCCTGTTGCCCCTGTGgtagaagctgtcccagttgcACTGGCAGTGCCAGCTGTGTCTGCAGTCCCCCCGGTCCCTGTCATCCGACCCATCATTGCCACCAACACCTACCAACAG gtCCAGCAGAGTCTGGAAGCtcgagcagcagcggcagccactGTGGTGGCCCCCATCGTGGCTCCTCCAGTGCCATTTGTGGGCCCAG CTGTCCCCCCGCAACGGCCCCCCATCCTCCGACCGACCTTTGTGCCTCATGTTCTGCAGAGATCTG gTGGCCCTCGTCCTCTGCCAATGCGGCCTCCTCATCACCAATCTATGGTGGGGCCCCCCATGTCAGGCCCCCAGGGCCCCCCAATGCTTATGGGCCCCCCAATGCAGAGAGCACCTGGCCCGCCCTTAGGGGGAATAGGGCCCATGAGATCTGGTCCTCCA GTTGGGCCAGGGATCCCCGTCAGTCCTCTGGCACCGCTGGTGCCTGTTCCTCGACCCGTGGTGGTGCCCCCCAAAGTGAACCCCACTGTCATCCAGGCCGCTCCCACAGTGTATTCTGCCCCACCAGTGAAGAAGCAAGAG GAAGAGCATCGGGAGCCCCCGCCCCCCGTagtggaggagaaggagccagTTGGGATGGAGGAGCCTGTGATAGGTCCAAGTATGCCGGAGGCGGAGCCTGTTCCAATGGTGGATGTGAGGAGCCTGCAGCCACTACGTGGGCACGAGCAGCCACCCGTGCGGGGGAAGCGATCCCGGGGGCCCGATGCTGGATTTGTACCTGTCGAG CCTGTTGTAGAGAGCACACCAGAGGACAAGAAGAAAATGAAGCAGGAAAAGCTCAAGCGCTGCATCCGCACAGCTGCTGGGACATGCTGGGAGGACCCCAGCTTACTTGAATGGGATTCTG ATGATTTCCGGATCTTCTGTGGCGACCTGGGCAATGAAGTGAACGATGACATCCTTGCACGCGCTTTCAGCCGCTACCCCTCCTTCCTGAAGGCCAAGGTTATCCGGGACAAGCGCACCGGCAAGACGAAAGGCTATGGCTTTGTCAGCTTCAAGGACCCAAACGACTATGTCCGTGCCATGCGGGAGATGAATG GAAAGTACGTCGGCAGCCGGCCCATCAAGCTGCGCAAAAGCATGTGGAAAGATCGCAATATTGATGTGGTGCGCAAGaaacagaaggagaagaagaagttggGGCTGAGGTAA